In Amia ocellicauda isolate fAmiCal2 chromosome 7, fAmiCal2.hap1, whole genome shotgun sequence, the genomic window AGGTATCTGGCATCATCGGAAAATTACAAAATCCTACGTGGCGCAATTGGCTTGGCAATTCCAAATGTAGAAATACCAGGTCTGAAAGAATTCATTCTAAATGTCCGTCCATCAAACACACCTGGAAACACTGGCTTCAATGAGTTTTGGGAAACTATCTTCAATTGTAGCCTAAGAAATGAAAATAGTAATCAATGCACAGGAATGGAGACGTGGAATGAAATACATAACCAATACACTGATGTCTCAGACATGGGGATACTAAACAATGTGTATAAAGCAGTGTATGCTGTAGCCCACGCATTACATCATCTGTTAACATGCAAAACCGGCCAAGgaccttttcaaaataaaacatgtgcaaacaaaaacaagacagaaCCGTGGCAGgtaagaatataaataaatgtttctctTTTTATCATTCAGAagtaaattgaaaacaaaaatgaatgtcaactgtattttatgtatgttatgtagtctactttatttttaaatcaaaggtTGAAATGATTAGTCTGTCTGTAAACATCCAAATGTGTTTAGCagtaacaatataaataaggaTATAATCATATTGTACTGCAAATAGGATGATTTGAAAAGATGTATGACTCAGTGATATTAGTTTTGTTCCTGTAGGTATTACATTTCCTGAAGGAAGTTAACTTCACAACCTGGAATGGAGAGAAGGTGTATTTCAATGAAAATGGGGATCCAGCAGCACGATATGCATTAGTGAACTGGCAGCTTAAGAAGGAGGGAATCACGTTTGAAGATATTGGTCTATATGATGCTTCCTTACCAGAAGGACAGAGATTTGTAATGAATGAAGTCAGTGCAGTGTGGGCTGGTGATTGGGATGAGGTAATATTCATACTGGCTGAAACACAACCAAACAAGcattcacatacacacagattaagatataaaataaaataattatagctGGTGTACTCTTAACACTAATCttgctgtatttttttaataaagcccTGAATTCATagctctgtgtttcaggtgcCAAAGTCAGTCTGCAGTGAGAGCTGCCTTCCAGGGACTCGTAAGGCAATTGTCAAAGGAAAACCAATCTGCTGCTTTGACTGCATTCCATGTGCTGAGGGAGAAGTCAGTAATACAACAGGTAAGCGATAAGTGATGaattatgaattaaattaaacaaacaacagaCTGCAGCGATTTTCAAGAATTACATTCCACATAAGAGCAGGGTCTTTACATGTATGTTTCACTTGTGTTTTTCATGTGCTTACATaattatttatgcatgtatgtaattatttgtaAGCTTTATCttaccaattcaaaatgtttGGTCTTGGTAAACCATTATTCTCAATTCATCTttaccatttatttaaaaataatagcacAACTTTTCCTGCACCTGCAAGTGTTAACGTAAGAATGATAGGTAGTCATTTACCTTTTTCTACTTTCAGATTCAGTGGATTGTTCTAAGTGCCCTACAGAATATAGATCAAATGAAGATAAAAATGAATGTATCTTAAAAACTGTtgaatttctttcttttcaagaATTAATGGGAATAGTATTAGTAACATGTTCTGTGTTTGGAGCTTGTCTGACCGTAACAGCAGCAATAATTTTTTTCTGGTACAGATACACTCCAATAGTCAGAGCCAAtaactctgagctcagtttcctcctgctcttctcattaactctgtgtttcctttgctcacttactttcattggccagccctctgagtggtcctgtatgttgcgccacacagcatttggcatcacatttgtcctgtgcatctcttgtgttctggggaaaacaatagtggtgttaatggccttcagggctacactgccaggcaataatattatgaaatggtttgggcccacacagcagaggttaagTGTTCTTGCTTTCACACTCATACAGGTCCTGATTTGTGTCCTTTGGTTAACAATTTCACCTCCCTTTCCTTATAAAAACACTAAATACTACAATGAGAAAATCATACTAGAGTGTGATGTAGGATCAGCAGTGGGGTTTTAtgctgtgttagggtatattggattCCTCTCTGCCATGTGCTTTGTGCTGGCTTTTCTGGCTCGTAATCTGCCTGATAACTtcaatgaagccaaattcatcacattcagcatgctcatattctgtgcagtctggatcacctttatcccagcTTATATCAGCTCTCCTGGTAAGTTCACTGTAGCTGTGGAAATATTTGCAATTTTGGCTTCCAGTTTTGGGTtgctttcatgtatttttgtcccGAAATGTTACATTATTCTATTAAAACCAGAAAAGAATACCAAAAAACAATTGATGGGTAAAATGCCCTCAAAATCACTTTAATAATGAACACACAGGACTCCTTAAAATACTCTAAttctcaaaataaatgtatacacagTACCTATAGAATAgtaatagtatttttaaaaatgtttaatgtttttttcactaatatacacaccatactccacagtTAAGTGGCACGGACGGGCCTTGGGGGGCCAGGCCCACCCACCGAGGAAGCTGTGCCCCCTCAAAAATATGTTTGGTAATTTGTATATAACAATTATATCATAATTTGTTTGCGTGATTTTTTCATAATAATCAGAGGTGTCGCTAGGGGTGGACAGCTCTCCCTACCTCTAGCTCTTGCACACTCGCTCTCTCTGTTGGAGTCATTAGTTGATACATGTAATAATATAACGGGGGGGGGTTTACAGGAGAGACTCCTCCTCAGCTGACCGTTCTGGATTTGCCCAAAGTTTTGCTACAATCGGATTGGCCAACTAAATCTATCATGCTGTGTGTTTACAGTAGATGAGGTTATACTATTATTCAAAACTTCTAGGTTAGTTAGTTATTATGATACATAATTTTGAGTAATTTTTCCCATCTTGCAAGAGGTTGAGTGGGGGTATGcgcagtaaaaataaaaaggggggCTGTATAATATTACATTCTTATTTTTGCACCCTGCTTGCAaatcttgtatttgtattacaattttatctttatagatttattttgtgatcttCAGTGTGAAGTATGTGGTGTATAATTGTCAATGTCTTAGATCGACATTAAAGAAACTAGtcatataattttaaaaagcagactATACATgtctgcattttttaaattattctgtCTACTTTAAGTTTACTTTAATGTTgactttatttacttaatatgagagcatttcataaaatgttttgtgttaCAATGAAGCAATACAATAATGTAATTGTTTAAGATTACAATAGTCTCCAACAGAGTACACAGTCTAGGCACTTCAGTAGTTGCTGTTGCAAGTGAAGTGTGGCACCACAAGATGAGGCAGCATTTCTTTTACTGTTACAATAACTTCCTTGTATGGTGGCTGAAAGGTGCAAAAAAGTGCACTAGATTGAtggacaaaaatatatttttgccttCCGGGACGATGCCCCTGGAACCCCCTACTTGGGGGGGACTCCGGGCTAAGCCCCCAATGTCATAAATGCGCTTGATGTGGACCTGCCAATAAAAATCAAATGCCCCTCCTATGATTTGGTTCTGGTGCGGGTCTGGGGGTGAAACGTATCCAACCATgctatttctgtttttattttaatttttctacAAAATTcttgaatatttttttcacttggaagtaAAAAAAGTACACGACATTGGAAGCGACTTTTGCAATGGAACATAataaattgaatacattttatttctgcaaaaatgctctacattttcaaagcttttaaaaataattattctaaTTTGTCAAGGGATTACTGATGTTTTAATTCACATGTCTtctatttccatttgttttattacaatTTATCAGAGCAAATTGATTATGTgtgcagtgtcattttaatttatgtttatttactttCTGCAATCAATATTCAGAATATATTTAACAAACATCTTCTAAAACTGTCAGAGTATGATGACAAGTAATGCTAATTAAAAATAGTTCTAGTTTTcacaataaataatgcaaaaacaactttatttttcacaaGTACATGttgaataaatgtaaaacaaaaataataacctaACCTTTAAAAAgtagcattatttattttataatttataattttgagatatctgcaaatcattaaaCCAACACCTTAATGCTAGGCACAACTAGGCACAGCTTAGTCACTTCAGACACACATGTAAATGCT contains:
- the LOC136754128 gene encoding extracellular calcium-sensing receptor-like gives rise to the protein MLLLAQIVIIVFFTRAEQPVCQPYGTQDLTQFSKEGDINIGGVFSFHVNPVIVNQEFKVNPGQIQCNGLRAVEFQYPQTMIFAIEEINNRSDILPNVSLGYKIYDSCRTVSLSIKASMALMNMEQKNLSDESCTKPTTVHAIIGHPSSTPTIGIATTVGPFGIPVISHFATCACLSNRKEFPTFFRTIPSDYYQSRALAKLVKHFGWTWVGTIRTDDDYGNNGMATFVQAAQQEGICIEYSEAIYRTDPREKFWKVADIVRKSSSKVIVAFASYVEMDLLVKELLIQNVTGLQWVGTEGWIIDRYLASSENYKILRGAIGLAIPNVEIPGLKEFILNVRPSNTPGNTGFNEFWETIFNCSLRNENSNQCTGMETWNEIHNQYTDVSDMGILNNVYKAVYAVAHALHHLLTCKTGQGPFQNKTCANKNKTEPWQVLHFLKEVNFTTWNGEKVYFNENGDPAARYALVNWQLKKEGITFEDIGLYDASLPEGQRFVMNEVSAVWAGDWDEVPKSVCSESCLPGTRKAIVKGKPICCFDCIPCAEGEVSNTTDSVDCSKCPTEYRSNEDKNECILKTVEFLSFQELMGIVLVTCSVFGACLTVTAAIIFFWYRYTPIVRANNSELSFLLLFSLTLCFLCSLTFIGQPSEWSCMLRHTAFGITFVLCISCVLGKTIVVLMAFRATLPGNNIMKWFGPTQQRLSVLAFTLIQVLICVLWLTISPPFPYKNTKYYNEKIILECDVGSAVGFYAVLGYIGFLSAMCFVLAFLARNLPDNFNEAKFITFSMLIFCAVWITFIPAYISSPGKFTVAVEIFAILASSFGLLSCIFVPKCYIILLKPEKNTKKQLMGKMPSKSL